From one Mycobacterium colombiense CECT 3035 genomic stretch:
- the opcA gene encoding glucose-6-phosphate dehydrogenase assembly protein OpcA translates to MIIDMPDATTTAVNKKLDELRERVGAVAMGRVLTLIIAPDSEEILEESLEAANDASHEHPSRIIVTMRGNPYADKPRLDAQLRAGGDTGASEVVVLRLSGALSGHAASVVTPFLLPDIPVVAWWPDVAPAVPAQDPLGRLAIRRITDATNGVDPLAAIKSRLPGYTAGDTDLAWARITYWRALLTSAVDLTPHEPIESALVSGLATEPALDVLAGWLASRIDGPVRRAVGELKIEMVRKSETIVLSRPQEGRTATLSRTSRPDALLPLARRETGECLAEDLRRLDPDEIYQSALEGIEKVQYV, encoded by the coding sequence ATGATCATTGATATGCCGGACGCCACCACCACGGCGGTCAACAAGAAGCTCGACGAACTGCGCGAAAGAGTGGGCGCCGTCGCGATGGGCCGGGTGCTGACCCTGATCATCGCGCCGGACAGCGAGGAGATCCTCGAGGAGTCGCTGGAGGCGGCCAACGACGCCAGCCATGAGCATCCCAGCCGGATCATCGTGACGATGCGGGGCAACCCGTACGCGGACAAACCGCGCCTGGACGCGCAGCTGCGCGCCGGCGGGGACACCGGCGCCAGCGAAGTGGTGGTGCTGCGGCTGTCCGGGGCGCTGTCCGGCCACGCGGCCAGTGTGGTCACCCCCTTCCTGCTGCCCGACATCCCGGTGGTGGCCTGGTGGCCCGACGTCGCGCCGGCGGTCCCCGCGCAAGATCCGTTGGGCCGCTTGGCGATTCGGCGCATCACCGACGCGACGAACGGGGTGGACCCGTTGGCGGCGATCAAGAGCCGGCTGCCCGGCTACACCGCGGGTGACACCGACCTCGCCTGGGCGCGCATCACCTACTGGCGCGCGCTACTGACCTCCGCGGTCGACCTGACTCCGCACGAACCGATCGAGTCGGCGCTGGTGTCCGGTCTGGCGACCGAGCCCGCGCTGGACGTCCTGGCGGGGTGGCTGGCCAGCCGGATCGACGGCCCGGTGCGCCGGGCGGTCGGCGAGCTCAAGATCGAGATGGTGCGCAAGAGCGAGACCATCGTCTTGAGCCGCCCGCAGGAAGGAAGGACGGCCACGTTGAGCCGGACGTCCCGACCGGACGCCCTACTCCCCTTGGCGCGCAGGGAAACCGGTGAGTGTCTCGCCGAAGACCTGCGGCGACTGGATCCCGACGAGATATACCAATCAGCGCTCGAAGGCATTGAGAAAGTGCAATACGTGTGA
- the pgl gene encoding 6-phosphogluconolactonase: protein MSTSIEVFPDSQTMVDAAATRLTDAIANAVAARGKALIVLTGGGNGIGLLQSLVGRDIDWSKVHLFWGDERYVPEDDDERNDKQARAALLSHVDIPSSQVHPMPASDGEFGSDLAAAALAYEQLLAANAAPGEPVPNFDVHLLGMGPEGHINSLFPDTPAVLETTRMVVAVDDSPKPPPQRITLTLPAIARSREVWLLVSGGGKADAVAAAIGGAAPVSVPAAGAVGRDTTLWLLDEDAAAKLPSNPSGVA, encoded by the coding sequence GTGAGCACCAGCATCGAAGTTTTCCCGGATAGCCAGACCATGGTCGACGCCGCCGCGACGCGGCTGACCGACGCCATCGCGAACGCCGTGGCGGCGCGGGGCAAAGCGCTCATCGTGCTGACCGGCGGCGGCAACGGCATCGGGCTGTTGCAGTCGTTGGTGGGACGCGACATCGACTGGTCGAAGGTGCATCTGTTCTGGGGCGACGAACGCTACGTCCCGGAGGACGACGACGAGCGCAACGACAAGCAGGCCCGGGCCGCGCTGCTCTCGCACGTCGACATCCCGTCCAGCCAGGTGCACCCGATGCCGGCCAGCGACGGCGAGTTCGGCAGCGACCTCGCGGCGGCGGCGCTGGCCTACGAGCAGCTGCTGGCCGCCAATGCCGCACCCGGCGAGCCGGTTCCGAATTTCGACGTGCACCTGCTGGGCATGGGACCCGAGGGCCACATCAACTCGCTGTTCCCCGACACCCCCGCGGTGCTGGAGACCACCCGCATGGTGGTGGCGGTCGACGACTCCCCCAAGCCGCCGCCGCAGCGAATCACGTTGACGCTGCCCGCCATTGCGCGGTCGCGCGAGGTGTGGCTGCTGGTGAGCGGCGGCGGCAAGGCCGACGCGGTCGCCGCCGCCATCGGGGGCGCCGCGCCCGTCTCGGTGCCGGCCGCCGGGGCCGTCGGGCGCGACACCACGCTGTGGCTGCTCGACGAGGACGCCGCGGCCAAGTTGCCGTCGAACCCGTCCGGCGTAGCGTGA
- a CDS encoding aldo/keto reductase: protein MKTITFGKTGLEVSRLAFGTWEFCSDWGHADEEAAIAMIRSARELGINFFDTAQQYGFGASERLLGKALRDDLKKSRDEVVIATKGGLRATDNGLVRDGSRTWLREGVESSLRALGIDHIDVYLVHWPDPGTPAADTAGALAELVSEGKIRHVGVSNYDTAQVREFSETLPVEVVQPPYHLFRRDIEDELLPYAREHDIAVMVYGPLAHGLLTGTMKADTRFAAQDWRGKSDIFSGDGYLRNLEVVARLEGLAAGLGVTVSQLAIARVLAQPGVHVAIVGAQHLQYLQESSRAADVTLSEGDVVAIDEILGAATPVGGPYPEMHQKAS from the coding sequence TTGAAGACCATCACATTCGGCAAGACGGGGCTCGAGGTGTCCCGGTTGGCGTTCGGTACCTGGGAGTTCTGCAGCGACTGGGGGCACGCCGACGAGGAGGCCGCGATCGCGATGATCCGCAGCGCCCGCGAGCTCGGCATCAACTTCTTCGACACCGCGCAGCAATACGGGTTCGGCGCGTCCGAGCGCCTGCTGGGCAAGGCCCTTCGCGACGACCTCAAGAAGTCCCGGGACGAGGTGGTGATCGCCACCAAGGGTGGCCTGCGTGCCACCGACAACGGCCTGGTTCGCGACGGCAGCCGGACATGGTTGCGAGAAGGCGTGGAGTCCAGCCTCAGGGCGCTGGGCATCGACCACATCGACGTCTACCTGGTGCACTGGCCCGACCCCGGCACCCCGGCCGCCGACACCGCCGGGGCGCTCGCGGAACTGGTGTCCGAAGGCAAGATTCGCCACGTGGGTGTGTCGAACTATGACACCGCGCAGGTGCGCGAGTTTTCCGAGACGCTGCCGGTGGAAGTGGTGCAGCCGCCCTACCACCTGTTTCGTCGCGACATCGAGGACGAGCTGCTGCCGTATGCGCGCGAGCACGACATCGCGGTGATGGTGTACGGGCCGCTGGCGCACGGCCTGCTGACCGGCACGATGAAGGCCGACACCAGATTCGCCGCCCAGGACTGGCGCGGCAAGAGCGACATCTTCAGCGGCGACGGCTACCTGCGCAACCTGGAAGTCGTTGCGCGCCTTGAGGGTCTGGCCGCCGGCCTGGGCGTGACGGTCAGTCAGCTGGCCATCGCGCGGGTCCTCGCGCAGCCGGGTGTGCACGTCGCCATCGTCGGGGCCCAGCACCTGCAATACCTGCAGGAGAGCTCCCGCGCGGCCGACGTCACGCTGTCCGAAGGTGACGTGGTGGCCATCGACGAAATCCTGGGGGCGGCTACGCCGGTCGGCGGCCCCTATCCCGAGATGCACCAGAAGGCGAGTTAG
- a CDS encoding histone deacetylase family protein, whose product MATLLLHHSAFAAHRTAPGHPERPDRYRAVEAALSRPQFDALVREEAEPADLAATRYVHSNRYVDALEAARPDDGYVYLDGGDTMMEPSTWEAALRGVGATLQAVDRVLAGDAQNAFVACRPPGHHAETERAMGFCLFNNISIGARHAQRKHGLMRVAIVDFDVHHGNGTQQIFYTDPSVLYASTHQMPLFPGTGAVRETGVGNIFNAPLAPGDGGAELRAAFQDRIVPALQAFSPELIIVSAGFDAHERDPLGSLTMTAADFAWVTRELMAAAEKLCDGRLVAVLEGGYDLQGLTDSVTAHVGELLKG is encoded by the coding sequence ATGGCCACGTTGCTGCTGCACCACTCCGCCTTCGCCGCCCACCGGACGGCCCCGGGCCATCCGGAGCGACCGGACCGCTACCGCGCTGTGGAGGCGGCGCTGAGCCGGCCGCAGTTCGACGCCCTGGTGCGCGAGGAGGCCGAGCCGGCCGACCTCGCCGCCACGCGCTACGTGCACTCCAATCGCTACGTGGACGCGCTGGAAGCCGCGCGGCCCGACGACGGTTACGTCTACCTCGACGGCGGCGACACCATGATGGAGCCGTCGACCTGGGAGGCGGCGCTGCGCGGGGTGGGCGCCACCCTGCAGGCCGTGGACCGGGTGCTGGCCGGCGACGCGCAGAACGCGTTCGTCGCGTGCCGCCCGCCGGGCCATCACGCCGAGACCGAGCGGGCGATGGGCTTCTGCCTGTTCAACAACATCAGCATCGGTGCGCGTCACGCACAGCGCAAGCACGGGCTGATGCGGGTGGCCATCGTCGATTTCGATGTGCACCACGGCAACGGCACCCAGCAGATCTTCTACACCGACCCGAGCGTGCTCTATGCATCCACGCATCAGATGCCGCTGTTCCCCGGCACGGGTGCGGTGCGAGAAACCGGGGTCGGCAACATCTTCAATGCGCCGCTGGCACCCGGCGACGGCGGCGCCGAACTGCGCGCCGCCTTTCAGGACCGGATTGTGCCCGCGCTGCAAGCCTTTTCGCCCGAGCTCATCATCGTGTCCGCGGGTTTCGACGCCCACGAGCGCGATCCGCTCGGCTCGCTGACCATGACGGCCGCCGACTTCGCCTGGGTCACCAGGGAATTGATGGCGGCAGCCGAAAAGCTGTGCGACGGCCGGTTGGTGGCGGTGCTCGAAGGCGGTTACGACCTGCAGGGACTCACCGATTCGGTCACCGCGCACGTCGGCGAATTGCTGAAGGGCTGA
- a CDS encoding DUF4239 domain-containing protein, which yields MSGSGLPLWLLLVSVIAVAIAIAVGCVWLGNRVLPMRRYGKEPNPAIASFLTVVGFIYGALLGFTVVATWEHFSSTQVVVSGEASALTTMYRQTVAMPEPERTEVQQLLRKYASAVAGPEWNKQHNDGARAAITRMYRTVGRQQPNVAAKPINQQFLNQLSELASDRNERIVGTKPRIPALMWAGLIFGAVVLVAFTGFLRMGNTVGHVIVSGTVAVLLGLLLCVVFQLDHSYAADQRITSGPFQHALDIFDSVDNDSRYFPR from the coding sequence GTGAGCGGATCCGGACTACCCCTGTGGCTCCTTCTGGTTTCCGTCATCGCCGTGGCGATCGCGATCGCGGTGGGCTGTGTCTGGTTGGGAAACCGCGTCCTGCCGATGCGGCGGTACGGCAAGGAACCCAACCCCGCGATCGCCTCCTTCCTGACCGTCGTCGGGTTCATCTACGGCGCATTGCTGGGCTTCACCGTCGTGGCCACCTGGGAACACTTCTCGTCCACCCAGGTCGTCGTGTCCGGCGAGGCGTCGGCACTGACGACGATGTATCGGCAGACCGTCGCGATGCCCGAACCGGAGCGCACCGAAGTTCAGCAGCTGTTGCGCAAGTATGCGAGCGCGGTGGCGGGCCCGGAGTGGAACAAGCAGCACAACGACGGCGCGCGCGCCGCGATCACCCGGATGTATCGCACGGTCGGGCGCCAGCAGCCCAATGTCGCGGCCAAGCCGATCAATCAGCAGTTCCTCAACCAGTTGAGCGAACTGGCGTCCGACCGTAACGAGCGGATCGTGGGCACCAAGCCGCGGATACCCGCGCTGATGTGGGCGGGCCTGATCTTCGGTGCGGTTGTGCTGGTTGCGTTTACGGGGTTCCTGCGGATGGGTAACACGGTCGGCCACGTCATCGTGTCCGGCACGGTCGCGGTTCTGCTGGGTCTGCTGCTGTGCGTGGTGTTCCAGCTCGACCACTCGTATGCCGCCGATCAGCGCATCACGTCCGGGCCGTTCCAGCACGCGCTGGACATCTTCGATTCGGTCGACAACGACAGCCGTTACTTCCCGCGCTGA